In Puntigrus tetrazona isolate hp1 chromosome 18, ASM1883169v1, whole genome shotgun sequence, one genomic interval encodes:
- the si:ch211-220f16.2 gene encoding myosin-11 isoform X5 produces MLRWFSADESGSAHGAPGSPQVDVCSDVRLAEVSEQLTQMQELVAHLKELIRDKDAALSGKDDQAKELTEQMQRLRGENENVQSKLEAERHITRARIKDLLEKHEAELLRAADKHEAEMSEREQALRRQLETLQRSISQPADASANQSTCITAEKLTELQAQVKLKEAEASKAEAKFLKMKAWSKSRIRQLEEELKKVQSGVCLDVSPDVTSLHGRITELQEEREEMLSKLELYEDMKAKNDQLQKQLMEYKEQQRKMQADLEQVTKRAASQVSETGSIDDVQVMEWQEMITMVTEAERARDQSHEKNAMAFRMSHIEEEREGLIEDDWLFPGCSDPALANRQQEVEEELAQARGLCPQKSRKPKYFTPRSLQEDLEFHSRQDPIGPTDCDALVNGENMGGWWPQHSAADTDGLRSVVEELELERNQLQEQILVLEKQCQDLEDRLQLQARIELLQNESERLQAQVANLRSQQIRDTEKHQLLIASLNKQLKGLSSTQECLESSLMEKEHTLARTSEKLEFIDSLKENLEEKEKQNQETTEKLLQTENNLAEVTKTCSTFEKENSEMKATVAELTLKLNVLKDKVQKQETTIESLQNDLVQTNDDLDRLNAAHLEERAQLVHDLQSCEREIDRLQDVITDKDKDILALTSSTAEYSEQIHELKQEMKFKENVLAKIEQDVQIFRDPQLSDQQFFNVLIPQLIEQLKRTETDLKVSKKDSESRSNDIKDLTKQTEEDKKTIQELRMEIQKLNMNLKDQLLDGEQVNEKDSFLDERNELFAEVSKYKSELEEQVECQEQLKQDVQDKSKIITVLEDKLKNVQEEMVAERDRFNKELKIRNEAKENLEKDLSDKIESIQSVNNNNQKLQESLEQTLGELARQKQHLDNTKEQMQVVQDQNYNLLLQVESFTNDNCQLMREIEASVQSLSDALEEKKRLSNKISEVEQQLSESVKTIEHLQKEKEELTLKGNELNNNLEQNKQSMANIFLEKDGIVRLHETLSRQNQQLQESFEEKQKEVLALAQVVSEMNNKAAKTLGENEKLASEIASLNEQNKCLQKQTNEQMKSLTETTKERENLQNKILIFETQDVENRKIIEGLLKQKEDLLLQVEEHKTIKKKLQSGEETLQEKSLECATLSKCLRETKEEVHHLRKELESTTSEVLQYKHIIFEKEKTLTDQSTQMEAYRHQLKQLQDNLSILQEQANNHKSGLTEKDTLLQKESSSCRLLQNELSHEREHVFTLKQEISSLKMECSRLNQTLEAKDSTLREKNLECRNHSEELYRRNESMLSLTSQLGIMNENIVKLESDNAHLKGTLGEHLEENVQLKEELRQKQIEAVEYQDNVQAMNDQNIIIKSELKNSIAEIFRHQEMTTSLQNELENKRVELASLAELLKSKHSQLEALQCTLQGKEKLFMTQEMSVNQMKVRLLENESQITQKITVISELHEEVQNLQTALQEKDRLLLNKDEEFSLVKKTLMAQSESCEARLELEMTEIAKFQGDLKSVQEKNNHLISIINEKDSLLMQEKEKALHLQGSVSELENTVSQLTCQIQRLTSEITQLRETQTEKEQVTFAAQSQMQKLDELYKKLQEEYDLTKKELLKVINEKSLKEEEICKLVLEKEEICKNSSDQIQRIQDQLQHHKWQSSKVEEDRTIKREKQHIESMALQGKDASPEHWAQMHSQLQHCQQVIQQRDLCLQQLNIKLQQAIEEKDGVSSHLSTVSRMLRDTQQTVGELQNRCYWQERQIQNQYSHTQGSVYTEVPPGAPQEPISADFNPSGTDGGDFRMRLAEAEIHLSQLNSRLEDERSRREVAEEAMRLMEQKVKSMESNQLRHCQKDFSIQLERDEEPYEDLVLRPSRHLLMHKMKSGVHLCQRWFKGSIYCCSKLLPSRGKSRYIFIGYLLMLHVLVFVCLSWSL; encoded by the exons ATGCTGAGGTGGTTTTCAGCGGATGAGTCCGGCTCTGCGCATGGA GCTCCCGGCTCCCCGCAGGTGGACGTGTGTAGTGATGTGAGATTGGCTGAGGTCAGTGAACAGCTGACGCAGATGCAGGAACTTGTGGCCCATTTAAAAGAGTTGATCAGGGACAAGGATGCAGCGCTCAGTGGTAAAGATGACCAAGCCAAG GAGCTGACAGAACAAATGCAGCGCTTACGGGGTGAGAATGAAAACGTTCAGTCGAAGCTGGAGGCGGAACGTCACATCACTCGGGCCCGGATCAAGGATCTGCTGGAGAAACATgaagcagagctgctgagagCTGCTGATAAACACGAGGCTGAGATGTCAGAGAGGGAGCAGGCCTTGCGCCGGCAGCTCGAGACTCTTCAGCGCTCTATATCTCAGCCCGCGGATGCGTCCGCTAACCAATCCACCTGCATCACTGCTGAAAAACTCACAGAGCTGCAAG CCCAAGTGAAGCTGAAAGAAGCAGAGGCCAGTAAAGCAGAAGCAAAgttcttaaaaatgaaagcatggTCCAAATCTAGGATCAGACAGCTTGAGGAGGAGCTCAAAAAAGTTCAg TCCGGAGTGTGTCTCGACGTGTCCCCTGATGTCACGTCCCTACATGGTCGCATTACTGAGTTgcaagaggagagagaagaaatgCTCAGCAAACTGGAGCTGTATGAAGATATGAAGGCAAAAAATG ATCAACTACAGAAGCAGCTTATGGAATATAAGGAACAGCAGAGGAAGATGCAGGCGGACCTGGAGCAGGTGACCAAGAGAGCTGCATCACAg GTGAGTGAAACGGGCAGCATTGATGACGTTCAGGTGATGGAGTGGCAAGAAATGATTACCATGGTGACTGAGGCAGAAAGAGCTCGAGATCAGAGTCACGAGAAGAATGCCATGGCCTTCAGAATGAGCCACAtcgaagaggagagagaggg ACTGATTGAGGATGACTGGTTGTTTCCTGGCTGCTCCGATCCAGCATTAGCCAATCGGCAACAGGAAGTGGAGGAGGAGTTGGCCCAGGCCCGTGGACTCTGCCCACAGAAAAGCAGGAAGCCCAAATATTTCACCCCACGCAGTCTGCAG gaggACTTGGAATTTCATAGTAGGCAAGACCCGATAGGCCCCACTGATTGTGATGCTCTTGTGAATGGAGAAAACATGGGTGGATGGTGGCCACAGCACAGTGCTGCAGATACAG ATGGCTTGAGGTCTGTTGTTGAGGAGCTTGAACTAGAGAGAAACCAACTGCAGGAACAGATTTTGGTTCTTGAGAAACAGTGCCAAGATCTAGAGGACCGTCTGCAACTTCAGGCTCGCATTGAATTACTACAG AATGAATCTGAGCGCCTTCAGGCACAGGTCGCAAACCTTCGCAGTCAGCAGATAAGAGACACTGAAAAGCATCAGCTACTTATCGCCAGCCTGAACAAACAACTCAAAgg ATTGAGCAGCACACAGGAGTGTCTGGAGTCTTCACTCATGGAAAAGGAGCACACGCTTGCCAGAACCTCAGAGAAACTGGAATTTATTGACAGTCTGAAAGAAAATttagaggaaaaagaaaaacagaaccaAGAAACTACTGAAAAACTGCTTCAGACTGAAAACAAT CTGGCTGAAGTTACAAAGACATGCAGCACCTTTGAGAAGGAAAATTCAGAGATGAAAGCAACTGTTGCAGAACTGACACTTAAACTCAATGTGCTGAAAGACAAG GTCCAGAAACAAGAGACAACTATAGAATCATTGCAGAATGATCTGGTTCAAACAAACGATGATCTCGACAGACTGAACGCTGCTCATCTGGAAGAAAGGGCACAACTGGTTCATGACTTGCAGAGCTGTGAGCGTGAAATCGATAGACTTCAAGATGTCATCACTGATAAGGATAAAGATATATTGGCACTAACATCCAGTACAGCAGAATATTCAGAACAGATTCATGAactaaaacaggaaatgaagtttaaagaaaatgtgctGGCTAAAATTGAACAGGATGTTCAAATCTTTAGAGACCCACAGCTTTCTGACCAACAGTTCTTTAATGTCCTAATACCTCAACTGATTGAACAGTTGAAGAGAACTGAAACTGATCTTAAAGTATCGAAAAAAGATAGTGAGTCAAGGAGTAATGACATTAAAGACTTAACCAAGCAAACGGAAGAGGACAAGAAAACAATTCAGGAACTCCGCATGGAAATACAGAAGCTGAATATGAATCTCAAAGACCAGCTATTGGATGGAGAACAAGTGAATGAAAAAGACTCTTTCCTGGATGAACGTAATGAGTTGTTTGCTGAAGTCAGCAAATATAAAAGTGAGCTTGAGGAGCAGGTTGAATGTCAAGAACAGCTTAAGCAAGATGTCCAAGATAAGTCAAAGATAATAACTGTATTGGAGGATAAGCTGAAGAATGTTCAAGAGGAGATGGTAGCTGAGAGAGATAGATTTAACAAAGAACTTAAGATTCGAAACGAAGCCAAAGAAAACCTTGAGAAAGACTTGTCTGATAAAATTGAGAGTATTCAGTCAGTGAATAATAACAATCAAAAACTTCAGGAATCACTTGAGCAGACTTTGGGGGAGCTGGCAAGACAAAAACAGCACCTGGATAATACTAAGGAGCAAATGCAAGTTGTACAAGATCAGAATTACAACTTGCTCTTACAAGTCGAAAGTTTCACTAATGACAATTGTCAATTGATGAGGGAAATTGAGGCTAGCGTCCAGTCCCTCTCTGATGCtttggaagaaaagaaaagactgtCAAACAAAATATCTGAAGTTGAACAGCAGCTTTCAGAGAGTGTTAAAACAATAGAACACTTGCAAAAAGAGAAGGAAGAGCTAACACTCAAAGGAAATGAATTGAACAATAACCTTGAGCAAAACAAACAGTCAATggctaatatttttttggaaaaagatGGCATTGTTAGACTCCATGAGACATTGAGCAGGCAAAATCAACAACTGCAAGAAAGTTTtgaagagaaacaaaaagaagtGCTTGCACTAGCCCAAGTTGTGTCTGAAATGAATAACAAGGCTGCAAAAACACTtggagaaaatgaaaagcttGCTTCTGAAATTGCTAGTCTTAATGAACAGAATAAGTGccttcagaaacaaacaaatgaacagatGAAGTCGCTCACAGAAACAACAAAGGAGAGGGAGaatctacaaaataaaatcttgattTTTGAGACGCAAGATGTGGAAAACCGTAAAATCATAGAAGGTTTGCTTAAACAAAAGGAAGATTTGCTTTTGCAAGTAGAGGaacacaaaactataaaaaagaaACTGCAATCTGGAGAAGAGACCTTGCAGGAAAAGTCTTTAGAATGTGCAACCCTCTCAAAATGTCTCAGGGAGACCAAAGAGGAAGTACATCATCTTAGGAAAGAACTTGAGTCCACCACTTCTGAAGTCCTTCAatacaaacatattatttttgaaaaagaaaagactttAACAGACCAAAGTACACAAATGGAAGCTTATCGGCACCAACTCAAGCAATTACAGGATAATCTTTCTATTCTTCAAGAACAAGCTAATAATCATAAGTCAGGTCtgacagagaaagacacacTCCTGCAGAAAGAATCAAGTTCATGTCGTTTGCTACAAAACGAACTTAGTCATGAAAGGGAACATGTTTTTACCCTTAAACAAGAGATAAGCTCTCTGAAAATGGAATGTTCCAGACTGAACCAGACTTTGGAAGCGAAAGATAGCACATTAAGAGAGAAAAATCTTGAATGCCGCAATCACTCAGAGGAACTGTACAGAAGAAATGAGTCCATGCTTTCACTAACTAGTCAGCTTGGtattatgaatgaaaatattgtgAAGCTTGAATCTgataatgcacatttaaaaggCACTTTAGGGGAGCATTTAGaagaaaatgtacaattaaaagAGGAGCTCAGACAGAAACAAATAGAGGCTGTGGAATATCAAGATAATGTCCAGGCAATGAATGAccaaaacattataattaaatcTGAATTGAAGAATTCCATTGCAGAAATATTCAGACATCAAGAGATGACCACGTCCCTACAAAATGAACTGGAAAATAAAAGAGTTGAACTGGCATCTTTGGCAGAACTGTTAAAATCCAAACACTCTCAACTTGAAGCTTTACAATGTACTCTGCAAGGGAAAGAGAAGCTTTTCATGACACAGGAGATGTCTGTAAATCAGATGAAAGTCAGACTGTTAGAAAATGAAAGCCAAATCACCCAGAAAATAACAGTGATTTCTGAGTTACATGAAGAAGTTCAGAATTTGCAGACAGCTTTGCAAGAAAAAGATagattgcttttaaataaagatgaagaGTTTTCTCTagttaaaaagacattaatgGCTCAATCAGAATCATGTGAAGCCAGACTGGAAttagaaatgacagaaattgCTAAATTTCAAGGAGATTTAAAGAGcgtacaagaaaaaaataaccatCTCATCAGCATCATTAATGAAAAGGATTCTTTGTTGATGCAGGAGAAGGAAAAGGCTCTGCACTTGCAAGGTAGTGTGTCAGAACTGGAAAACACAGTTTCACAACTAACTTGTCAAATACAGAGATTAACTTCAGAGATCACACAACTCAGGGAAACACAAACTGAGAAGGAACAAGTCACGTTTGCTGCTCAGTCACAAATGCAGAAACTGGATGAACTATACAAAAAACTTCAAGAGGAATATGATTTGACCAAAAAAGAGTTGCTTaaagtaattaatgaaaaatcatTAAAGGAAGAAGAAATCTGTAAATTGGTCCTGGAAAAAGAAGAGATCTGCAAAAATTCCAGTGATCAGATTCAGAGAATTCAGGACCAACTACAACACCACAAGTGGCAATCCAGCAAAGTGGAAGAAGACAGGacaataaagagagaaaaacagcataTA GAGTCCATGGCTTTGCAGGGTAAAGATGCGTCTCCAGAACACTGGGCCCAGATGCATAGCCAATTGCAGCACTGCCAGCAAGTGATCCAGCAAAGGGATCTTTGCCTCCAACAACTCAACATCAAG TTGCAACAGGCAATTGAAGAAAAGGATGGGGTGTCCTCCCACTTAAGTACGGTTTCCAGGATGCTCAGAGACACACAGCAGACTGTCGGTGAGCTCCAGAATCGATGCTATTGGCAGGAGAGACAAATTCAAAATCagtattcacacacacag GGTTCAGTCTACACAGAAGTTCCACCAGGAGCCCCTCAGGAACCAATCAGTGCCGATTTTAATCCAAGTGGAACAGACGGTGGAGATTTCAGGATGAG GCTGGCTGAGGCAGAGATTCATCTTTCTCAGTTAAACTCTAGATTAGAAGACGAGAGATCAAGGAGAGAGGTTGCAGAGGAAGCCATGCGGTTGATGGAACAGAAAGTTAAGAG catGGAGTCAAACCAGTTACGGCATTGTCAAAAGGACTTTAGTATTCAGCTAGAAAGAGACGAGGAACCGTATGAAGATCTTGTTCTTCGCCCAAGCCGGCACCTGTTAATGCACAAG aTGAAGAGTGGAGTTCACTTGTGCCAGCGTTGGTTCAAAGGAAGTATATACTGCTGTTCCAAACTACTGCCATCCAGGGGGAAGTCACGCTACATATTCATAGGATACCTTCTTATGCTTCATGTGCTGGTTTTTGTATGCCTCAGTTGGTCCCTTTAG